From one Amaranthus tricolor cultivar Red isolate AtriRed21 chromosome 17, ASM2621246v1, whole genome shotgun sequence genomic stretch:
- the LOC130803591 gene encoding uncharacterized protein LOC130803591: MEEQEPQQQDHHKSRLNNELRHLIFQEMLSLKVSGSLPHGTFKRIAQKCSYHHRTIRNLWKRAIQTKEANRSYVVESNYKKCGRKRVVVPPNILEFKLMGERTYIRDVTTQRDSKNLPRGSIEIKPTKSVTQEMYRSILIQQLIPAILRKWPSEGPSIIFLQQDNARVYITNDDLIWQQHNRQGL, encoded by the exons ATGGAAGAGCAAGAACCACAGCAACAAGATCATCATAAGTCGAGACTCAACAATGAGTTAAGGCATCTTATTTTCCAAGAAATGTTGTCACTAAAAGTTAGTGGCTCACTTCCTCATGGTACATTCAAACGAATTGCTCAAAAATGCAGTTATCATCATAgaaccataagaaatttatggAAACGAGCAATTCAAACCAAAGAAGCAAACAGGTCATACGTTGTAGaatcaaattacaaaaaatgTGGAAGAAAAAGAGTGGTAGTACCACCAAACATACTTGAGTTTAAACTAATGGGCGAACGTACTTACATTAGAGATGTGACAACACAAAGAGACTCAAAAAATCTACCAAGGGGCTCAATAGAGATTAAACCGACCAAGTCAGTTACTCAAGAG ATGTATAGGAGTATTCTTATACAACAACTCATTCCAGCAATACTAAGAAAATGGCCAAGTGAAGGTCCTTCCATTATTTTtcttcaacaagataatgcaagggTTTATATCACAAATGATGATCTAATTTGGCAACAACACAATAGGCAAGGGCTTTAA
- the LOC130803828 gene encoding ras-related protein Rab2BV-like, whose protein sequence is MAYKVDHEYDYLFKIVLIGDSGVGKSNILTRFTRNEFCLESKSTIGVEFATRTLEVEGKRVKAQIWDTAGQERYRAITSAYYRGAVGALLVYDITKKQSFDNVVRWLRELRDHADANIVLMLVGNKSDLRHLRAIPEYDGQLFAETEGLVFLETSAFDSTNVDNAFQRILVDIYQVIRKKALAAQVQPAVVPPGTAIHLGNNQNNNNNVNNNLDKNTCCSN, encoded by the exons atggcTTATAAAGTTGATCATGAATATGATTATCTATTCAAGATTGTTTTAATTGGGGATTCAGGGGTCGGTAAATCCAATATTTTGACAAGGTTTACCAGAAATGAATTTTGCTTGGAATCCAAGTCCACAATTGGTGTTGAATTTGCTACGAGAACATTAGAG GTAGAAGGAAAAAGGGTAAAAGCCCAAATATGGGACACAGCAGGACAAGAAAGATACAGAGCCATAACAAGTGCATATTACAGAGGAGCCGTAGGAGCCCTATTAGTGTACGACATCACCAAGAAGCAAAGCTTTGACAACGTGGTCCGATGGCTCCGCGAGCTGAGGGACCATGCGGACGCCAACATTGTTCTCATGTTAGTTGGAAATAAGTCGGATCTTCGGCATCTCAGAGCCATTCCTGAGTATGATGGTCAACTTTTTGCTGAGACTGAAGGACTTGTTTTTCTAGAAACTTCTGCTTTTGATTCTACTAATGTTGATAACGCTTTTCAAAGGATTCTTGTAGATATTTACCAAGTTATTAGGAAGAAAGCTTTGGCTGCTCAAGTACAACCTGCTGTTGTGCCTCCTGGAACTGCTATTCATCTTGGGAAtaaccaaaataataataataatgttaataataatctTGACAAAAACACCTGCTGCTCTAACTGA